The following are encoded in a window of uncultured Ilyobacter sp. genomic DNA:
- the murB gene encoding UDP-N-acetylmuramate dehydrogenase, with translation MKILEYHHMKEYSNMKIGGIAKELIIIEKKNEIIEALKERENVFLIGNGTNTLISDGVLDKTFISLKELKGIKELGDNFVEVEAGFDFKDLIEYMAEKDYSGLENLAGIPGSVGGLVYMNGGAYGTEVFDCIKEIEVVDENREIRRIRKEDLHFTYRKTEIQDRKWIVLSAVFEFGKGFDLEKVEDIMSKRNERHPLSLPNLGSTFKNPNGLFSAKLIIDAGVQGKKMGGAQVSMVHPNFIVNHGDAKFDDILGLIEVVKERVKKSSGIELEEEIIIVRN, from the coding sequence ATGAAAATTTTAGAATATCATCATATGAAAGAATATTCCAACATGAAAATAGGCGGAATAGCAAAAGAACTGATAATCATAGAGAAAAAAAATGAGATTATAGAGGCTCTGAAAGAGAGGGAGAATGTTTTTCTAATAGGTAATGGTACAAATACTCTTATCTCAGACGGAGTGTTAGACAAGACCTTCATATCTCTCAAGGAACTGAAAGGGATAAAAGAGCTGGGAGACAATTTTGTAGAGGTAGAAGCGGGGTTTGATTTTAAAGACCTCATAGAATACATGGCGGAGAAAGACTATTCTGGTCTTGAAAATCTGGCAGGAATACCTGGAAGTGTAGGAGGGCTGGTCTATATGAACGGAGGAGCCTATGGGACAGAGGTATTTGACTGCATAAAAGAGATAGAGGTAGTAGACGAAAACAGGGAAATAAGAAGAATAAGAAAAGAGGATCTTCACTTCACATACAGAAAAACAGAGATTCAGGATAGAAAATGGATTGTTCTAAGTGCTGTATTTGAATTTGGGAAGGGCTTTGACCTTGAAAAGGTAGAGGATATAATGTCTAAAAGAAATGAGAGACATCCCCTTAGCCTTCCAAATCTTGGAAGTACCTTTAAAAATCCAAATGGATTATTTTCTGCAAAACTAATAATAGATGCAGGAGTGCAGGGTAAAAAAATGGGTGGAGCTCAGGTATCGATGGTGCATCCAAATTTTATAGTAAACCACGGAGATGCAAAATTTGATGATATATTGGGACTTATAGAGGTTGTGAAGGAAAGAGTTAAAAAAAGTTCCGGTATTGAACTGGAAGAAGAGATTATTATTGTAAGAAACTGA